The Thermodesulfobacteriota bacterium genome contains a region encoding:
- the rsmH gene encoding 16S rRNA (cytosine(1402)-N(4))-methyltransferase RsmH yields MESALLERENLFHKSVMSQEVISFLNPGANRIYVDATLGLGGHTEKILEHSEHSARVIGFDTDAESLSYAKNRLSKFGSQVIFANKNFIQVDRELEALGIYKVDGIIADLGISSYQIELGGRGMSFLRDEPLDMRMDAGLRFTAYNLVNELDAEEISKIIRVYGEEKWAKKIAREIIRSRHVNPIRTSDQLARIVSDAIPKKFHPSRIHPATKTFQALRIVVNNELENLSIFLEKAVNLLNVGARIVVISFHSLEDRIVKKTFKRLSNPCICPPGLPRCGCGKRSCIKVLTHSPLAPTIEELVKNPRARSAKMRVGEGI; encoded by the coding sequence ATGGAGAGTGCTCTGTTGGAAAGGGAGAATTTGTTTCACAAGTCGGTTATGTCTCAAGAGGTGATCAGTTTCCTCAATCCCGGTGCCAATCGCATTTATGTTGATGCGACATTAGGTCTGGGTGGTCACACTGAGAAGATTTTGGAGCATTCTGAACATAGTGCCAGAGTCATCGGATTCGATACAGACGCCGAGTCATTGTCGTATGCGAAGAATCGCCTTTCAAAATTTGGTAGCCAGGTGATATTTGCGAATAAAAACTTCATTCAGGTAGACAGGGAACTTGAAGCTCTGGGTATTTATAAGGTTGATGGAATTATCGCGGATTTGGGGATTTCTTCTTATCAGATTGAGTTGGGTGGAAGGGGAATGAGTTTTCTAAGGGATGAACCACTTGACATGAGAATGGATGCTGGACTTAGGTTCACTGCATATAACCTGGTTAATGAATTGGATGCAGAAGAGATCTCAAAGATCATAAGAGTTTACGGTGAAGAAAAGTGGGCAAAGAAGATAGCTAGAGAGATAATCAGATCTCGCCACGTAAATCCGATTCGTACCTCTGATCAACTTGCAAGAATTGTCTCAGATGCTATCCCCAAAAAATTTCATCCCTCTAGAATTCACCCCGCAACAAAAACCTTCCAGGCGCTCAGGATAGTGGTGAATAATGAATTGGAAAATCTGAGCATTTTCTTGGAAAAGGCTGTCAATCTTCTTAATGTCGGGGCTCGAATAGTCGTTATTTCATTTCACTCACTTGAGGATAGGATTGTGAAAAAAACCTTTAAGAGGTTGTCCAATCCTTGTATTTGTCCACCGGGATTGCCCAGGTGTGGATGTGGAAAAAGGTCTTGTATTAAAGTATTGACTCATTCTCCTTTAGCTCCAACTATTGAAGAATTAGTCAAAAACCCAAGGGCACGTAGCGCAAAAATGAGAGTAGGAGAGGGTATTTAA
- a CDS encoding penicillin-binding transpeptidase domain-containing protein: protein MRKKNSKRISLGKDLTKPTSKILIIGTLILILFAVVSVKALDLQVLSRERAVNLAKKQHQKSYTLLPKRGMIYDINKKELAINIDTQSIYVNAKDIKDPEVFSKKLSEYLKLSQEAILDKINTRKPFVWIKRLVEPNIIAKIKSDNFPDLGFIEEPKRVYPNGTLVGQVLGFTNIDSKGIEGIEFKYDELLTGKPGKINVKKDARGRKIMSTPYFLEPSISGYDLVLTIDSQIQHIVEKELKEGVEKAKADRGMALLMNSETGAILAMASYPFFDPNSYKDSNSETRRNLPIWFSFEPGSTMKVFILASAMEEDKVNPDTKFDCENGRRKVGPAIIRDVHPYGVLTVAQILEKSSNICASKIGETLGREKLYDRLSSFGFGRQTGIDLSGESSGMMTKSNRWGPVELATISFGQGIAVTSIQIAAALSAIANGGYLVKPYIVEQLISPGGKVVTKNKPEVLGKVISYDTAENITQMMEKVVESGTGKNAAISGYKVAGKTGTAQVPNPKTGGYYGNRFMSSFIGFGPTDDPKVTLVVIVENPKNGSYGGTVAAPIFKGIVEKVLFYLRVPPRTEFVGTKVMPDLQGKSLREILIWSENEGVEVRIKGTGYVTSQEPKAGEAIKEGTVCRVDFKQSI, encoded by the coding sequence ATGAGAAAAAAAAATTCTAAAAGAATCTCCCTAGGAAAAGATTTAACAAAACCTACATCGAAAATATTAATTATTGGGACTTTAATTCTAATTCTCTTTGCAGTTGTTTCTGTAAAGGCTTTAGACCTTCAAGTTTTGAGTCGTGAGAGGGCGGTTAACCTAGCAAAAAAACAGCACCAAAAGAGTTATACCCTGCTTCCAAAAAGGGGGATGATATATGATATAAATAAAAAAGAGCTTGCGATAAATATTGACACTCAATCTATATACGTTAATGCAAAGGACATAAAAGATCCTGAGGTGTTTTCAAAAAAATTGTCTGAATATCTAAAACTTTCACAAGAAGCTATACTTGATAAAATTAATACAAGAAAACCGTTTGTTTGGATAAAAAGGCTCGTCGAGCCAAATATAATAGCAAAAATCAAGAGTGACAATTTCCCAGATTTGGGATTTATTGAAGAGCCAAAGAGGGTGTACCCAAACGGAACGCTTGTAGGGCAGGTTTTAGGATTCACTAATATTGATTCAAAGGGAATAGAGGGGATAGAGTTCAAATATGATGAGCTACTAACCGGAAAACCAGGGAAGATTAACGTAAAGAAGGACGCCAGGGGAAGAAAGATAATGAGCACTCCATACTTTCTGGAACCTAGCATATCTGGTTACGATCTTGTACTTACCATAGATTCCCAAATTCAGCATATCGTCGAAAAAGAGCTGAAAGAAGGGGTAGAGAAGGCAAAAGCAGATCGAGGAATGGCATTGCTAATGAATTCGGAAACAGGTGCAATCTTGGCGATGGCTTCCTATCCGTTTTTCGATCCAAACTCTTACAAGGATTCCAATTCTGAGACGAGGAGGAACTTACCCATCTGGTTTTCATTCGAGCCTGGTTCTACCATGAAGGTTTTTATATTAGCTTCCGCAATGGAGGAGGACAAAGTAAATCCAGACACAAAATTTGACTGCGAGAACGGAAGAAGAAAGGTTGGACCAGCTATCATAAGAGACGTACACCCCTATGGTGTACTTACCGTGGCTCAAATCTTAGAGAAATCCAGCAATATTTGCGCTTCGAAGATAGGTGAAACCTTGGGAAGAGAAAAGCTCTATGATCGGCTTAGCAGTTTTGGTTTCGGAAGACAGACTGGAATAGATCTTTCCGGCGAATCTAGCGGAATGATGACAAAGTCAAATAGGTGGGGCCCTGTGGAACTTGCCACAATTTCATTTGGTCAAGGGATTGCTGTAACCTCAATCCAGATTGCGGCTGCTCTTTCCGCGATCGCAAACGGTGGATATTTAGTTAAGCCGTATATCGTAGAACAGCTTATTAGTCCCGGTGGTAAAGTGGTTACGAAAAATAAACCAGAAGTGCTAGGTAAGGTGATTTCCTATGATACAGCAGAAAATATTACCCAAATGATGGAGAAGGTTGTAGAATCCGGTACAGGTAAAAACGCTGCAATATCAGGCTACAAAGTGGCTGGCAAGACGGGTACCGCTCAGGTACCGAATCCCAAGACAGGCGGATACTATGGAAATCGTTTCATGTCTTCTTTTATCGGATTTGGTCCAACCGATGATCCAAAGGTTACCCTTGTTGTCATCGTAGAAAATCCTAAAAATGGTTCTTATGGCGGGACGGTGGCGGCGCCCATTTTCAAGGGTATTGTTGAAAAGGTTCTCTTCTACCTCCGTGTCCCTCCGAGAACTGAGTTTGTAGGGACGAAGGTAATGCCAGATCTACAAGGAAAGAGTCTGAGAGAGATTCTAATATGGTCTGAGAATGAAGGGGTAGAGGTTAGGATTAAGGGAACTGGTTATGTAACATCTCAGGAACCTAAAGCAGGAGAGGCAATTAAAGAAGGCACGGTTTGCAGAGTAGATTTTAAGCAATCGATATGA
- a CDS encoding UDP-N-acetylmuramoyl-L-alanyl-D-glutamate--2,6-diaminopimelate ligase, with the protein MILNELTVGVKIKKLLGSENVRILGITHDSNQVSEGFLFAAIKGESTDGHRFIGQAVDRGARALLVETIDGIDLRDVSVILVEDSRSSLAQISSNFYDHPTKELKLVGITGTNGKTTTTYLLESILQQEKRNVGVIGTVEHRYQGEKITSNMTTPESIDLMALLRDMRKAGVEYVVMEVSSHALDKKRVLGCHFDAAVFTNLSQDHLDYHKTLDNYFMTKKSLFTEVLKRSDKRPISSVINVDDPYGRKLIEESAGNIISYSIEDRHATVFADEIKLTNEGIVSRVRTPWGRIDIKSNLLGRHNLSNILAATASALSLGVSSGSIEKGVSSLSSIPGRLERVDNKLGITILVDYAHTPDALKNVLQVARPLTKGKLILVFGCGGDRDPMKRPIMGRIGRELSDILIVTSDNPRTESPEKIIEDIEIGLFEEGFREKTYFRMIDRRSAIEKAIEIASEGDSVLIAGKGHENYQIVGKKKNPFDDREVARNKIKEMIG; encoded by the coding sequence ATGATTTTGAATGAGCTAACCGTAGGGGTGAAAATTAAAAAGTTACTCGGGTCCGAAAATGTAAGAATTTTAGGGATTACGCATGATTCTAATCAAGTGAGTGAAGGTTTCTTATTCGCGGCGATCAAAGGTGAAAGTACCGATGGCCATAGATTCATAGGACAGGCCGTCGATAGAGGGGCAAGGGCGCTTCTGGTTGAAACTATAGATGGGATTGATTTGAGGGATGTTTCTGTAATTCTGGTCGAAGATTCTAGATCTTCACTCGCTCAAATATCCTCAAACTTTTATGATCATCCTACAAAGGAACTTAAACTCGTAGGAATTACCGGTACGAACGGAAAGACGACGACAACATATCTCCTCGAATCAATATTACAGCAGGAGAAGAGGAACGTAGGTGTAATCGGGACAGTTGAGCACAGATATCAAGGGGAAAAGATTACATCTAATATGACTACTCCAGAATCCATCGACTTGATGGCGTTGTTAAGAGATATGCGAAAAGCAGGCGTCGAATATGTGGTCATGGAGGTATCCTCACATGCATTGGACAAGAAAAGGGTTTTAGGTTGTCATTTCGATGCAGCCGTGTTCACTAATCTATCTCAGGATCATCTTGATTATCATAAGACATTAGATAATTACTTTATGACTAAGAAGAGTTTATTTACCGAAGTACTTAAAAGAAGTGATAAGAGGCCGATTAGCTCTGTTATTAATGTCGATGATCCATACGGGAGGAAGCTCATTGAAGAGTCAGCAGGTAACATTATTTCATATTCCATTGAAGATAGACATGCAACCGTTTTTGCGGATGAAATAAAATTGACAAATGAGGGGATTGTGTCACGAGTAAGAACGCCCTGGGGAAGGATTGATATAAAATCCAATCTTCTAGGCAGGCATAATCTTTCTAATATCCTTGCTGCGACAGCGAGCGCTCTTTCTCTAGGTGTGTCTTCAGGTTCGATTGAGAAGGGGGTTTCAAGCTTATCGTCGATTCCAGGTAGACTCGAAAGGGTGGATAACAAACTTGGGATTACCATCCTTGTAGATTACGCACACACGCCGGATGCCCTAAAGAACGTTCTCCAAGTCGCAAGACCCCTCACGAAAGGTAAACTAATACTCGTATTTGGATGTGGCGGTGACAGGGATCCCATGAAAAGACCGATAATGGGGCGGATTGGTAGAGAGCTTTCAGATATACTAATTGTGACATCGGATAACCCTCGAACCGAATCTCCCGAGAAGATAATAGAAGATATTGAAATTGGCTTGTTTGAAGAAGGATTCAGAGAGAAAACATATTTCAGAATGATTGATAGGCGCAGTGCAATAGAGAAAGCGATTGAAATTGCATCTGAAGGCGATAGTGTGCTTATAGCGGGCAAGGGACATGAGAACTACCAGATTGTTGGGAAAAAGAAAAATCCGTTTGATGATAGAGAAGTCGCAAGAAATAAGATTAAAGAAATGATTGGGTGA
- the murF gene encoding UDP-N-acetylmuramoyl-tripeptide--D-alanyl-D-alanine ligase codes for MNSIEGCNVSKHKDVDFSGVSTDSNKILGDELFFALRGERLDGHNFISEALDRGAQGAVVEKDGYESKNGKIIIRVPSTFKALGDVARAWRNKFQGLKLAAITGSNGKTTTKEMASSILSLRYSVLKNSGNFNNLIGLPLTLLKLTEHHNAAVVELGMNDFGEIKRMTEISNPDIGAITNIGKAHLERLGSIEGVANAKGELIEGFDESNSFVVNMDDPLIRKMAAGVKCIKISYGIKSHGVIISARDVVTDGFSAISFMMNIDGKEFPARMRGIGIHNVMNALCASGIALAFGCSDEEIQAGLERYSPVYMRMEVLDSPFGFKIINDTYNSNPDSVRRAIEELIRLKSDGRTIAVLGDMLELGSESMTEHRMLGEFLRELEVDYVIAYGEFGWCVLEGFRWKSRSIYAETHEDAAEKLKNYAGRGDLVLIKGSRGMKMENIIQRLFKE; via the coding sequence TTGAATTCAATAGAAGGTTGCAATGTATCAAAGCACAAAGATGTTGATTTTTCAGGAGTTTCGACCGATTCAAATAAGATATTGGGCGATGAGCTATTCTTTGCCCTTAGGGGTGAAAGGCTAGATGGGCATAACTTTATTTCAGAGGCACTCGACAGAGGGGCGCAGGGAGCAGTGGTGGAAAAAGATGGCTATGAGTCCAAGAATGGAAAGATAATAATAAGGGTACCTTCAACCTTTAAAGCACTAGGGGATGTGGCACGCGCATGGCGAAATAAATTCCAAGGATTAAAACTTGCTGCTATAACCGGATCAAACGGCAAAACAACGACAAAAGAGATGGCTTCTAGCATACTGTCACTACGGTATTCCGTCTTAAAGAACTCTGGCAATTTCAACAATCTTATCGGTCTTCCTCTCACATTACTAAAGCTTACCGAACACCACAATGCTGCAGTCGTAGAGCTAGGAATGAATGATTTCGGCGAGATAAAGAGAATGACCGAAATTTCCAATCCTGACATTGGGGCAATTACAAATATCGGTAAGGCTCATCTGGAAAGGCTGGGGAGCATAGAAGGGGTTGCAAATGCCAAGGGAGAGCTCATAGAGGGATTTGACGAATCAAACTCTTTCGTCGTTAATATGGATGATCCATTAATTCGGAAGATGGCCGCCGGCGTTAAGTGCATAAAGATTTCCTACGGTATTAAGTCGCACGGAGTCATTATATCTGCAAGAGATGTAGTGACAGACGGGTTTTCGGCAATTAGTTTCATGATGAACATAGATGGTAAGGAATTTCCAGCCAGAATGAGAGGGATTGGAATTCATAACGTTATGAACGCCCTGTGCGCATCAGGTATTGCCCTGGCGTTTGGGTGTAGCGATGAAGAAATTCAGGCTGGTTTAGAAAGGTATAGTCCTGTGTATATGCGGATGGAGGTCTTAGACTCTCCTTTCGGCTTTAAGATCATAAACGATACGTACAATTCTAATCCGGATTCGGTGAGAAGGGCGATAGAAGAGCTAATTAGATTAAAATCCGACGGAAGGACTATAGCTGTTCTAGGTGATATGTTAGAGCTGGGTAGCGAAAGCATGACCGAACATAGAATGCTTGGCGAGTTTCTTCGAGAACTCGAGGTTGATTATGTAATTGCGTATGGGGAATTTGGATGGTGTGTCTTAGAAGGATTCAGGTGGAAATCAAGGAGCATTTATGCTGAAACACATGAAGATGCTGCTGAAAAACTCAAAAATTATGCGGGACGCGGGGATCTAGTTTTGATAAAGGGTTCTCGTGGAATGAAAATGGAAAATATTATTCAAAGGCTTTTTAAGGAGTAG
- the mraY gene encoding phospho-N-acetylmuramoyl-pentapeptide-transferase — translation MLYLLYLLKEDFILFNVFKYITFRSFGAGVTAFLISVVLGKTFINYLVRKQFKENIRSDGPPEHKNKAGTPTMGGAFIVMAIAISSFFWVNFLSESVWVALLFTFTYGLIGLIDDKQKLINGKGMSARVKFSLQIFFGAFFILFLITEYKGFTMSLRVNEIAYFPYTSVIIPFFKQAVINLSWFYIPFAILVVVGASNAVNLTDGLDGLAIGSIAVATATYVIFSYLSGNFVFARYLQIPYIPGGGELAVFLAAVGGACLGFLWYNSHPAQVFMGDVGSLSLGAAIGSAALIIKQEVLLILVGGIFVMEAMSVIIQVVSFKITGKRVFRMAPLHHHFELSGWSESKVVIRFWIISLVLSLLALSTLKLR, via the coding sequence ATGCTTTATCTTCTATACTTGCTGAAAGAAGATTTTATTCTTTTCAATGTCTTTAAATACATAACGTTTCGCTCTTTTGGTGCAGGAGTAACAGCTTTTTTGATAAGCGTGGTTTTAGGAAAAACGTTTATTAACTATTTGGTGCGAAAACAATTTAAGGAAAATATTCGGTCAGATGGTCCGCCAGAGCACAAGAACAAAGCTGGTACCCCAACGATGGGGGGGGCATTTATTGTCATGGCCATTGCAATATCCTCTTTTTTTTGGGTGAACTTTTTGAGTGAATCGGTATGGGTTGCCCTACTGTTTACGTTTACATATGGACTCATAGGACTGATAGACGATAAACAAAAACTGATTAATGGGAAGGGCATGAGCGCAAGAGTAAAATTTTCCTTACAGATTTTTTTTGGTGCTTTTTTCATTTTGTTTCTCATAACCGAGTACAAAGGGTTCACTATGTCACTCAGGGTAAATGAGATAGCGTATTTCCCATATACTTCGGTAATTATCCCGTTTTTCAAACAGGCTGTTATCAATTTGAGCTGGTTTTATATACCCTTTGCAATTTTGGTAGTTGTGGGCGCTTCAAATGCCGTTAATTTAACGGATGGACTCGACGGTTTAGCCATCGGTTCAATAGCCGTCGCTACCGCAACATACGTCATATTCTCATATCTTTCAGGAAATTTTGTATTTGCCAGATATCTTCAAATCCCGTATATCCCAGGCGGAGGAGAATTGGCGGTTTTCCTTGCAGCGGTGGGCGGTGCATGTCTCGGATTTCTTTGGTACAATTCCCATCCTGCCCAAGTATTTATGGGAGATGTGGGCTCACTTTCCCTTGGTGCTGCAATCGGGTCAGCAGCGTTGATAATTAAACAGGAAGTCCTTTTAATTTTGGTGGGTGGAATCTTCGTAATGGAGGCAATGTCGGTGATAATCCAGGTTGTCTCGTTTAAGATCACCGGAAAGCGGGTATTCCGCATGGCTCCTCTTCACCACCATTTTGAATTGAGCGGCTGGTCCGAATCAAAGGTGGTAATCAGATTCTGGATAATTTCCCTTGTTCTGTCTCTTCTGGCGCTTTCAACACTAAAGTTGAGATAA
- the murD gene encoding UDP-N-acetylmuramoyl-L-alanine--D-glutamate ligase, with protein sequence MELEKRKILVVGLGRTGLETVKFLLGKGAQIRVSDIMPLENLPNEIKEFEKKDVRIETDFHRNETFLWADTVVLSPGVSFNIPPVQEAVAHGIEVMSEIELASRFIKTPVIAVTGSNGKTTTCNLIASILEKGGRKVFLGGNIGTPLIEVAERDHGYDFLVLELSSFQIQGIDEFKPYIATILNLSPNHLDHHDDFQEYSESKMKLFLNQDSGDWAIYNADDDIIAGYLPTIKSKKIPFGKERMENGVFYDGRCVRFGEDAYDLTNMKLLGAHNIENAMAAVAVTRIVGCRPEQIEKQISEFNPLPHRIEFVRLLRGAEFYNDSKSTSPGATLRALECFANPIILISGGKDKGLEYDILKDEIRNKVKLLVLFGESRFRMQSQLGTYSDTSLASSLEEALEAAVAGINSGDTVLFSPACSSFDMYSSYEERGRVFKELVQRLS encoded by the coding sequence ATGGAATTAGAGAAAAGAAAAATACTCGTTGTCGGTTTGGGAAGAACAGGGCTCGAGACCGTGAAATTTTTGCTTGGCAAGGGTGCGCAAATTCGTGTTAGTGATATTATGCCGCTCGAAAACCTTCCAAACGAGATAAAAGAATTCGAGAAGAAGGATGTGAGAATCGAAACGGATTTCCATAGGAATGAGACATTCCTGTGGGCAGACACCGTTGTATTGAGTCCAGGCGTATCTTTCAATATACCACCTGTTCAGGAAGCGGTAGCTCATGGAATTGAAGTAATGAGCGAGATAGAGCTTGCCTCTAGATTTATTAAGACCCCGGTGATAGCCGTGACTGGATCCAATGGTAAAACTACGACATGTAATTTAATTGCTTCTATTTTAGAGAAGGGAGGAAGAAAGGTTTTTCTTGGTGGCAACATTGGGACTCCTCTTATAGAAGTGGCAGAACGGGATCACGGCTATGATTTTCTCGTTCTTGAGCTGAGCAGTTTTCAAATTCAGGGTATAGATGAATTTAAACCGTACATAGCTACGATTCTGAATCTATCCCCTAATCATCTGGATCATCATGACGATTTTCAAGAATATTCGGAATCGAAGATGAAGCTATTTTTAAACCAGGACAGTGGAGATTGGGCCATATACAATGCGGATGACGACATCATTGCCGGGTATCTGCCAACGATAAAGTCAAAAAAAATCCCCTTCGGAAAGGAGCGAATGGAAAATGGTGTTTTCTACGATGGGAGATGCGTCAGGTTTGGCGAGGATGCGTACGATCTAACCAATATGAAATTATTGGGTGCTCATAACATAGAAAATGCGATGGCGGCAGTAGCTGTAACTAGAATTGTAGGATGCCGCCCGGAACAAATAGAAAAGCAAATTTCAGAATTCAACCCTCTTCCACACAGGATTGAGTTTGTGCGTTTGTTAAGAGGTGCAGAGTTTTATAACGATTCGAAATCAACCAGTCCTGGTGCAACTCTAAGGGCTCTCGAATGTTTTGCGAATCCAATAATCCTTATATCCGGTGGGAAAGATAAGGGTTTAGAGTACGATATTTTGAAAGATGAGATCAGAAACAAGGTTAAGCTACTCGTTTTGTTTGGGGAATCTCGATTCAGGATGCAGAGCCAGTTGGGTACCTATTCTGATACATCGTTAGCTAGTTCGCTTGAAGAAGCTTTGGAAGCGGCAGTGGCAGGGATAAACAGTGGTGACACGGTTTTGTTCTCTCCTGCGTGCTCAAGTTTTGATATGTATTCATCATATGAAGAAAGAGGGAGGGTATTCAAGGAACTTGTTCAAAGACTTTCTTAA
- the ftsW gene encoding putative lipid II flippase FtsW: MFKDFLNKGMGYDWGIFIAVTFLISMGTLMVYSTSSVFALEKFGDPNYFLKRHAIYLSIGLLLMFALMKINYVYLRKIVYPAYIFGLLILVLVLIPGIGKEVSGARRWLELGSWTFQPSEIAKFILVLYLAHSLTKKKDKVDSFVVGFLSHLLFAGIYILLVLLEPDFGMSVTLIIMLFGMLFIGDVKLKFMVPLGVSSVFVVVLAVITEGYRMKRVASFLDPWKDPLGSGYQAIQSFVALGMGGVTGTGLGDSTQKLFFLPQAHTDFIFSIIGEELGFIGVLFVIIGFGFLLVRSLRVSIRAKDLFGCYLVFGCILLISFQAGINMAVAVGLFPTKGLTLPFISYGGTSLVTNLAAMGLILSVSKSGRK, translated from the coding sequence TTGTTCAAAGACTTTCTTAATAAAGGCATGGGCTATGATTGGGGCATTTTTATAGCCGTGACGTTTCTTATATCAATGGGTACGCTCATGGTTTACAGTACGAGTTCTGTTTTCGCTCTAGAGAAATTTGGGGATCCTAACTACTTTCTAAAACGCCATGCTATTTATCTGTCTATTGGGTTGCTTCTTATGTTTGCGTTGATGAAGATTAATTATGTCTATCTGAGGAAGATAGTTTACCCAGCTTACATATTTGGGTTACTGATCCTGGTATTAGTGCTCATTCCTGGTATTGGGAAAGAAGTGAGTGGTGCTAGGCGATGGCTGGAGCTTGGTTCATGGACCTTTCAGCCATCCGAGATCGCAAAATTTATTCTGGTTTTGTATCTTGCCCATTCCCTCACCAAGAAGAAGGACAAAGTGGATTCATTTGTTGTAGGATTTCTTTCACATCTCTTATTCGCGGGTATCTACATATTACTGGTTTTACTGGAGCCGGACTTTGGGATGTCTGTAACGCTAATAATAATGCTGTTTGGAATGCTTTTCATTGGAGACGTGAAGCTAAAGTTTATGGTTCCATTGGGAGTATCCTCGGTGTTTGTTGTTGTACTCGCTGTGATTACAGAAGGTTATAGAATGAAAAGGGTTGCTTCATTTCTGGATCCGTGGAAGGACCCACTCGGATCTGGCTATCAGGCTATCCAATCATTTGTTGCCCTTGGGATGGGAGGGGTTACGGGAACTGGCCTCGGTGATAGCACTCAGAAGCTATTTTTTCTTCCCCAGGCTCACACAGATTTTATATTCTCGATAATTGGGGAGGAGCTTGGATTTATTGGTGTGCTGTTCGTCATAATTGGTTTCGGGTTTTTGCTAGTACGGAGTCTAAGGGTATCAATCAGGGCAAAGGACCTGTTCGGTTGCTATCTCGTGTTCGGTTGTATCTTGCTCATATCTTTCCAGGCAGGGATTAACATGGCTGTCGCCGTTGGTCTATTTCCTACAAAGGGTTTGACTCTACCCTTTATCAGTTATGGTGGAACCTCTCTTGTGACAAATCTTGCGGCGATGGGTCTAATTCTTAGTGTTTCTAAGTCTGGTAGAAAATGA
- the murG gene encoding undecaprenyldiphospho-muramoylpentapeptide beta-N-acetylglucosaminyltransferase, with protein sequence MRVIIAGGGTGGHIFPAISIAGEIRRRDPANEILFIGTKSGFEVDRIQKEGYNLKFINSGGIVSMGFVRSLKGVLSAIKGIFDSFRIIMDFEPNVVIGVGGYVSGPVVLAGFILFTPSVICEQNAVPGLTNRILARIVTRVFATFQTSTRYFPNGKTIVVGNPVRPEFLTVNRTYKNHRGIKILVLGGSQGAHKLNVSVPKAVGMLGRNDLSVIHQTGNRDIEDVKKTYEWYGIKADVLPFIDDIANVYSESDLVIGRSGAGTIAEVTVLGKPSILIPYPFSANNHQLENAKVLEREGAAVIIEDRLAFPEKIAETISDLLNNNKLDRMTIQSKNLGKPNATKDIVDEIDRIVEVG encoded by the coding sequence ATGAGAGTTATAATAGCCGGCGGTGGTACAGGAGGTCATATTTTCCCAGCAATTTCAATTGCCGGAGAAATCAGAAGAAGGGATCCGGCTAATGAGATACTCTTTATTGGTACAAAAAGTGGATTTGAGGTGGATAGGATTCAGAAGGAGGGATACAATCTTAAGTTTATAAATTCTGGTGGCATAGTGAGTATGGGTTTCGTTAGAAGTTTAAAAGGGGTACTATCTGCTATCAAAGGAATATTTGATTCTTTCAGGATTATTATGGATTTTGAACCGAACGTGGTTATCGGTGTAGGTGGATACGTCTCGGGTCCCGTCGTACTTGCGGGATTTATACTATTTACCCCGTCTGTAATCTGTGAGCAAAATGCGGTACCCGGATTAACAAATCGAATCCTTGCCAGGATTGTAACGAGGGTGTTCGCGACATTCCAGACCAGTACAAGGTACTTCCCGAATGGTAAAACAATTGTAGTGGGTAATCCCGTGAGGCCTGAATTCCTAACTGTGAATAGGACTTATAAGAATCATAGAGGAATAAAAATCCTTGTGTTGGGTGGAAGCCAGGGTGCCCATAAACTCAACGTTTCTGTCCCTAAAGCAGTAGGAATGCTGGGAAGGAATGATCTATCTGTTATCCATCAGACAGGCAATAGGGATATCGAAGATGTAAAGAAAACATACGAATGGTACGGAATCAAAGCAGACGTATTACCTTTTATAGATGATATAGCAAATGTCTATAGCGAAAGCGATCTGGTCATCGGAAGGTCAGGGGCCGGAACAATAGCTGAGGTTACGGTCCTTGGAAAGCCTTCAATTCTAATTCCTTACCCTTTTTCGGCAAATAATCACCAATTGGAGAACGCAAAAGTGCTTGAGAGGGAAGGTGCGGCGGTGATTATAGAAGATAGACTCGCTTTTCCCGAGAAAATTGCTGAAACTATAAGTGATTTGTTGAATAACAACAAACTTGATCGGATGACGATTCAATCTAAGAATCTAGGAAAGCCAAACGCCACAAAGGATATAGTGGATGAAATCGATAGAATTGTCGAGGTGGGTTGA